One Acidimicrobiales bacterium genomic window carries:
- a CDS encoding RsmE family RNA methyltransferase: MALLPRAAAHVFVADPEAPVLAPDDRHHLTRVLRLRDGEAVTVADGRGRWRECVWRDGALEAAGPLREDEAAGPPVTVAFGLTKGERPEWVVQKLTEVGVDTILPFRAARSVVRWDEAKAAAAADRWRRVAREAAMQSRRARLPYVAEVTDFAGAVSAVGTGGALAAPGGEPPDLVRPALLVGPEGGWAPDELACGLPAVGLGPTVLRAETAALAAAVVLCALRAGVVWPTRRSRDEGHKP; this comes from the coding sequence GTGGCGCTCCTGCCCCGGGCTGCGGCCCACGTCTTCGTGGCCGACCCGGAGGCCCCCGTGCTCGCCCCCGACGACCGCCACCACCTCACGCGCGTGCTGCGGCTGCGCGACGGCGAGGCGGTGACCGTGGCCGACGGGCGGGGGCGGTGGCGGGAATGCGTGTGGCGGGACGGGGCGCTCGAGGCCGCCGGGCCCCTCCGGGAGGACGAGGCCGCCGGCCCGCCGGTGACGGTCGCCTTCGGCCTCACCAAGGGCGAGCGCCCGGAGTGGGTCGTCCAGAAGCTGACCGAGGTGGGCGTCGACACCATCCTCCCGTTCCGCGCCGCCCGGTCGGTGGTCCGGTGGGACGAGGCCAAGGCGGCGGCCGCCGCCGATCGGTGGCGCCGGGTGGCGCGGGAGGCCGCCATGCAGTCACGCCGTGCCCGCCTCCCGTACGTCGCCGAGGTGACCGACTTCGCCGGCGCCGTCTCGGCCGTGGGTACGGGCGGGGCCCTGGCCGCGCCGGGTGGCGAGCCCCCCGACCTGGTGCGCCCCGCCCTGCTGGTGGGGCCGGAGGGCGGGTGGGCACCCGACGAGCTGGCGTGCGGCCTCCCGGCCGTGGGCCTCGGTCCCACCGTGCTGCGAGCGGAGACGGCGGCGCTGGCCGCCGCCGTCGTGCTGTGCGCGCTGCGGGCGGGGGTGGTTTGGCCGACCCGGCGGTCTCGGGACGAAGGTCACAAGCCGTAG
- the lepA gene encoding translation elongation factor 4, which yields MPGTPLDRIRNICIVAHIDHGKSTLSDRILEATNAVDPREMREQYLDSMDLERERGITIKAQNVRVAWRDHVIQLIDTPGHVDFGYEVSRSLAACEGVVLLVDAAQGIEAQTLANCYLALEHDLDIVAALNKIDLPAADPDRYAAEIENVLGIPADTILRISAKTGAGVPELLDAVVERIPAPRGDAEAALRALIFDSSYDQYRGVVSAVRVVDGTLSVGQRLRFIQAGATHDAEEVGIRTPVPTPVATLGPGEVGYLIAGIKDVGEARSGETVTTSSHGATEPLPGYRDPKPMVFCGLFPVEGDDFADLRDALEKLRLNDSSFTYEPETSGALGFGFRCGFLGLLHMEIVRERLEREFDLALIATAPSVAYLAHLTDGAVVEVDNPSAMPASNQVEAIEEPFLTTTILLPAEYTGTVMDLCQTRRGDMVKMEYLSPERLELVYRVPLAEVVVDFFDQLKSRTKGYASLDYEPAGYEASDLVKIDILLNGVPVDAFSSIIHRTKAQDYGRRMCEKLRELIPRQLFDVPIQAAIGGRFIARQTVKAKRKDVLAKCYGGDITRKRKLLERQKEGKRRMKNIGRVEVPQEAFVSALRLDED from the coding sequence ATGCCCGGCACCCCCCTCGACCGCATCCGCAACATCTGCATCGTCGCCCACATCGACCACGGGAAGTCCACGCTCTCCGACCGCATCCTCGAGGCGACGAACGCGGTGGACCCACGCGAGATGCGCGAGCAGTACCTGGACTCCATGGACCTCGAGCGCGAGCGCGGCATCACCATCAAGGCCCAGAACGTGCGGGTGGCGTGGCGGGACCACGTGATCCAGCTCATCGACACTCCCGGCCACGTCGACTTCGGCTACGAGGTGAGCCGCAGCCTGGCGGCGTGCGAGGGCGTCGTGCTCCTCGTCGACGCCGCCCAGGGCATCGAGGCGCAGACCCTGGCGAACTGCTACCTGGCCCTGGAGCACGACCTCGACATCGTCGCCGCCCTCAACAAGATCGACCTCCCGGCCGCCGACCCCGATCGGTACGCGGCGGAGATCGAGAACGTCCTGGGCATCCCGGCCGACACCATCCTGCGCATCAGCGCCAAGACCGGCGCCGGCGTCCCCGAGCTGCTCGATGCGGTCGTCGAGCGCATCCCGGCGCCGAGGGGCGACGCCGAAGCCGCCCTGCGAGCGCTGATCTTCGACTCGTCGTACGACCAGTACCGCGGCGTGGTGAGCGCCGTGCGGGTGGTCGACGGCACGCTCAGCGTGGGCCAGCGCCTGCGCTTCATTCAGGCGGGCGCCACCCACGACGCCGAGGAGGTCGGCATCCGCACTCCGGTCCCCACCCCGGTCGCCACCCTCGGGCCGGGCGAGGTGGGCTACCTCATCGCCGGGATCAAGGACGTGGGGGAGGCCCGCTCCGGTGAGACGGTGACGACCTCGTCGCACGGCGCCACCGAGCCGCTCCCCGGCTACCGGGACCCCAAGCCGATGGTGTTCTGCGGCCTGTTCCCGGTGGAGGGCGACGACTTCGCCGACCTGCGCGACGCGCTCGAGAAGCTGCGGCTCAACGACTCGAGCTTCACCTACGAGCCGGAGACGTCGGGCGCCCTGGGGTTCGGCTTCCGGTGCGGGTTCCTCGGGCTCCTCCACATGGAGATCGTGCGCGAGCGCCTCGAGCGCGAGTTCGACCTGGCGCTCATCGCCACCGCACCGAGCGTCGCCTACCTGGCCCATCTCACCGACGGCGCCGTCGTCGAGGTCGACAACCCGAGCGCCATGCCCGCGTCCAACCAGGTCGAGGCGATCGAGGAGCCGTTCCTCACCACCACGATCCTCCTCCCCGCCGAGTACACGGGGACGGTGATGGACCTGTGCCAGACCCGGCGCGGTGACATGGTGAAGATGGAGTACCTGTCGCCCGAGCGGCTGGAGCTGGTGTACCGCGTCCCCCTGGCCGAGGTGGTCGTCGACTTCTTCGACCAGCTCAAGAGCCGGACCAAGGGCTACGCCAGCCTCGACTACGAGCCGGCGGGCTACGAGGCGTCCGACCTGGTGAAGATCGACATCCTCTTGAACGGGGTGCCCGTCGACGCCTTCTCCTCGATCATCCATCGCACCAAGGCGCAGGACTACGGCCGCAGGATGTGCGAGAAGCTGCGCGAGCTGATCCCACGCCAGCTCTTCGACGTGCCCATCCAGGCCGCCATCGGCGGTCGTTTCATCGCCCGCCAGACCGTGAAGGCGAAGCGCAAGGACGTCCTCGCCAAGTGCTACGGAGGCGACATCACCCGCAAGCGCAAGCTGCTCGAACGCCAGAAGGAGGGCAAGCGGCGGATGAAGAACATCGGGCGGGTCGAGGTGCCCCAGGAGGCGTTCGTGTCGGCCCTCCGCCTCGACGAGGACTGA
- a CDS encoding transcriptional regulator produces the protein MTEETMSSAYARRVGERLRFVRKQKRLSLQAVEASSAQEFKASVLGAYERGERSISVPRLQRLAAFYNVPVDQLLPRDVNGVLTGQAEALAEGVEERPRDDPSGRVTIDLTRLEATSAPEKELLRRYLGMIQVQRQDFNGRVLTIRAEDVRAIGCLFDTTAEGMRSRLDALSLRSDG, from the coding sequence GTGACCGAGGAGACGATGTCGAGCGCGTACGCCCGCCGGGTGGGCGAGCGGCTCCGGTTCGTCCGGAAGCAGAAGCGCTTGTCGCTCCAGGCCGTCGAGGCGTCCTCTGCCCAGGAGTTCAAGGCGTCCGTCCTGGGGGCCTACGAGCGGGGCGAGCGGTCCATCTCCGTGCCCCGGCTCCAGCGCCTGGCCGCGTTCTACAACGTGCCGGTGGACCAGCTCCTGCCGCGCGACGTCAACGGTGTCCTCACCGGCCAGGCCGAGGCCCTGGCCGAAGGCGTCGAGGAGCGCCCGCGCGACGACCCCTCGGGCCGGGTCACCATCGATCTCACCCGCCTGGAGGCGACGTCGGCTCCCGAGAAGGAGCTGCTGCGGCGCTACCTCGGGATGATCCAGGTGCAGCGGCAGGACTTCAACGGTCGGGTGCTCACCATCCGGGCCGAGGACGTGCGGGCCATCGGCTGCCTGTTCGACACAACCGCCGAGGGCATGCGCAGCCGGCTGGACGCCCTCAGCCTCCGCTCCGACGGCTAG
- the hrcA gene encoding heat-inducible transcriptional repressor HrcA translates to MLDERKAAILRAVVEEYIETAQPVGSAHVARTARLPVSSATVRNEMAVLEHEGYLVQPHTSAGRIPTDKGYRFFVDQLTAPGTLEAEQRQRVREFFDTAHGELERMLHDTSRLLSSLTDYAAVVVGPPHEASVIRSAQIVRLAPHVALVVVVLGNGVVEKRVVELAENVDDGRVATASARLAAHLTGYTLGHRGAAAPTGDAVADTVVATALGALVDTADDGPDHVFLGGVSRMAGAFDAVETVRKVLGTLEQQYVVVTLLRDVLDRGLSVAIGSEHGLEPLSTCAVVVSPYQVEGRIGGTIGVLGPTRMNYPQALAAVAMVSQRLGERLSEG, encoded by the coding sequence ATGCTGGACGAACGCAAGGCGGCGATCCTGCGGGCCGTCGTGGAGGAGTACATCGAGACGGCGCAGCCGGTCGGTTCGGCCCACGTGGCTCGGACGGCGCGGCTGCCCGTATCGTCGGCCACCGTGCGCAACGAGATGGCGGTGCTCGAGCACGAGGGCTATCTCGTCCAGCCCCACACCAGCGCCGGCCGCATCCCCACCGACAAGGGCTACCGCTTCTTCGTCGACCAGCTGACGGCGCCCGGCACCCTGGAGGCCGAGCAGCGGCAGCGGGTGCGGGAGTTCTTCGACACCGCCCACGGCGAGCTCGAGCGCATGCTCCACGACACCAGCCGCCTGCTGTCCAGCCTCACGGACTACGCGGCCGTCGTCGTGGGCCCGCCCCACGAGGCGTCGGTCATCCGGTCGGCGCAGATCGTGCGCCTGGCCCCCCACGTCGCCCTCGTGGTCGTCGTGCTCGGCAACGGCGTGGTGGAGAAGCGAGTGGTCGAGCTGGCCGAGAACGTCGACGACGGCCGGGTGGCGACGGCGAGCGCCCGCCTCGCCGCCCACCTCACCGGATACACGCTGGGCCACCGCGGCGCGGCGGCGCCCACCGGCGACGCCGTCGCCGACACAGTGGTGGCCACCGCGCTCGGGGCTCTGGTCGACACGGCCGACGACGGGCCCGACCACGTGTTCCTCGGCGGCGTCTCGCGGATGGCCGGGGCGTTCGACGCGGTGGAGACGGTGCGCAAGGTGCTCGGCACCCTCGAGCAGCAGTACGTGGTCGTCACCCTCCTGCGCGACGTGCTCGATCGCGGCCTGTCCGTCGCCATCGGCTCCGAGCACGGCCTCGAGCCGCTGTCCACGTGCGCCGTCGTCGTCTCGCCGTACCAGGTCGAGGGGAGGATCGGCGGCACCATCGGCGTGCTCGGCCCCACCCGGATGAACTACCCGCAGGCCCTGGCCGCCGTCGCCATGGTGAGCCAGCGCCTGGGCGAGCGGCTGAGCGAGGGTTAG
- a CDS encoding GGDEF domain-containing protein, which translates to MADRRSPVSVRFRRVAERVAEAAAGYAGSGVWVVAHGDGDGDGDELVVVSAAGDGNRPAPGYRLRPDPGSDLVVPIAAEGVTFGALVGIGAETATGGGVDVAHLATLTELLGALAISEWEATTQAERAEAAARKIREVEVEALTDPLTGLANRRGWDRALASEERRRRRYGGPAAVIVVDLDELKEINDTQGHLSGDLLLKLVARVIRESSRDSDFLARTGGDEFAVLALDCDEPQMQTLVARLRDALAAEGAAASVGGAVRRPSAGMADAWGEADEVMFAEKTRRKSPRERRLPGQP; encoded by the coding sequence ATGGCGGACAGGCGGAGCCCCGTCTCCGTGCGCTTCCGGCGGGTGGCCGAGCGGGTCGCGGAGGCTGCCGCCGGGTACGCCGGGAGCGGGGTGTGGGTGGTGGCCCACGGCGACGGCGACGGCGACGGCGACGAGCTGGTCGTCGTCTCGGCGGCCGGTGACGGGAACCGGCCCGCCCCCGGTTACCGCCTGCGGCCCGACCCGGGGTCGGACCTGGTGGTGCCCATCGCCGCCGAGGGCGTCACGTTCGGCGCGTTGGTGGGCATCGGTGCGGAGACGGCCACGGGCGGGGGGGTGGACGTCGCCCACCTCGCCACCCTCACGGAGCTCCTCGGTGCGCTGGCCATCTCGGAGTGGGAGGCCACCACCCAGGCCGAACGGGCCGAAGCGGCGGCGCGCAAGATCCGGGAGGTCGAGGTCGAGGCGCTCACCGACCCCTTGACCGGGCTCGCCAACCGGCGGGGCTGGGACCGGGCCCTGGCGAGCGAGGAGCGGCGCCGGCGGCGCTACGGCGGTCCGGCGGCGGTCATCGTCGTCGACCTCGACGAACTGAAGGAGATCAACGACACCCAGGGCCACCTCAGCGGCGACCTGCTGCTCAAGCTGGTCGCCCGGGTCATCCGGGAGTCGAGCCGCGACAGCGACTTCCTGGCCCGCACGGGCGGTGACGAGTTCGCCGTGCTCGCGCTCGACTGCGACGAGCCCCAGATGCAGACGCTCGTGGCCCGGCTCCGCGACGCCCTGGCCGCCGAGGGCGCGGCCGCGTCGGTCGGCGGCGCCGTACGGCGCCCGTCGGCGGGGATGGCCGACGCCTGGGGCGAGGCGGACGAGGTCATGTTCGCCGAGAAGACACGACGCAAGTCGCCGCGCGAGCGGCGCCTGCCGGGCCAACCCTGA
- a CDS encoding S8 family peptidase: MWGGIAAVTAAISVVATLAGAPAPAPASRGPAADDRPLAEVIVQGRGTDAAAAVERAGGTVTRALPVVDGVAASVPAAGLGALAAEPGVVVTPDLPVRVQATASSSSSPNSVYRKVIGADAFDAAGHDGTGVTVALIDTGVAAVPDLSGRIVPVRDDVRGTASSCVNLSGESGCGDSYGHGTFMAGIIAGTGASSGGKYRGVAPGARIVSLKIAGRDGAADVSTLLAAIQWVVSFKDTYGIKVLNLSLGTDSTQTYRTDPLNYAVERAWGSGIAVVVAAANLGPLPGTISKPADDPWVVTVGAVDDRGTPGLGDDHLPDFSSRGPTAADGLAKPDVVAPGAHIVSLDAPGSALASAFPATMAGGYRKGNGTSMAAAVVSGATALLLDADPAMTPDRLKFALTATAAPTATSDVMEVGSGIVQADDALAAPAGVANAGLDRSNGTGSLDASRGTVSVQTTSCGLLGCVLGTVVTGSYTAQLLLWDPIGFTTGSWGPATWYTSTFYLSPWHTVTWEGGKWQGGKWQGGADATTTYGGKWQGSAWYGAWE, from the coding sequence ATGTGGGGCGGCATCGCTGCCGTCACCGCCGCCATCTCGGTGGTCGCCACGCTGGCCGGGGCTCCCGCGCCGGCGCCGGCCTCGCGTGGGCCCGCCGCCGACGACCGGCCCCTGGCCGAGGTCATCGTCCAGGGCAGGGGCACCGACGCCGCCGCCGCCGTCGAGCGGGCGGGTGGCACGGTCACCCGTGCCCTCCCGGTGGTCGACGGCGTGGCCGCCAGCGTGCCGGCGGCCGGCCTCGGGGCACTGGCGGCCGAACCCGGCGTCGTGGTGACGCCCGACCTCCCCGTGCGCGTCCAGGCGACGGCATCCAGCTCGTCGTCCCCCAACTCGGTGTACCGCAAGGTCATCGGCGCCGACGCCTTCGACGCCGCCGGTCACGACGGTACGGGCGTCACCGTCGCCCTGATCGACACCGGCGTCGCCGCCGTTCCCGACCTGTCCGGGCGGATCGTCCCCGTCCGGGACGACGTCAGAGGCACGGCCTCGTCGTGCGTGAACCTTTCCGGCGAGTCCGGCTGCGGCGACTCCTACGGCCACGGGACGTTCATGGCCGGGATCATCGCCGGCACCGGGGCGTCGTCGGGCGGCAAGTACCGGGGCGTGGCGCCCGGCGCGCGGATCGTGTCGCTCAAGATCGCCGGCCGGGACGGCGCGGCCGACGTGTCGACGCTGCTCGCCGCCATCCAGTGGGTCGTCTCGTTCAAGGACACCTACGGCATCAAGGTCCTGAACCTGTCGCTCGGCACCGACTCCACGCAGACCTACCGCACCGACCCCCTCAACTACGCGGTGGAGCGGGCGTGGGGGTCCGGGATCGCCGTGGTGGTGGCGGCGGCCAACCTCGGCCCGCTGCCCGGCACCATCTCCAAGCCCGCCGACGACCCGTGGGTCGTGACGGTCGGTGCCGTCGACGATCGCGGCACGCCCGGCCTGGGCGACGACCACCTTCCCGACTTCTCGTCCCGCGGGCCGACGGCCGCCGACGGACTGGCCAAGCCCGACGTGGTGGCACCCGGTGCCCACATCGTGTCGCTCGACGCCCCCGGCAGCGCGCTGGCCTCGGCGTTCCCGGCGACCATGGCCGGCGGCTACCGCAAGGGCAACGGGACGTCCATGGCCGCCGCCGTCGTGTCCGGCGCAACCGCCCTGCTGCTCGACGCCGACCCGGCGATGACGCCCGACCGCCTGAAGTTCGCGCTCACCGCCACCGCCGCGCCCACCGCGACCAGCGACGTCATGGAGGTGGGCTCGGGCATCGTCCAGGCCGACGACGCCCTCGCCGCCCCGGCGGGCGTGGCCAACGCGGGCCTGGACCGCTCGAACGGCACCGGCAGCCTCGACGCCAGCCGCGGCACGGTGAGCGTGCAGACCACCAGCTGCGGCCTCCTGGGCTGCGTGCTCGGCACCGTGGTCACCGGTTCGTACACCGCCCAACTCCTGCTGTGGGACCCGATCGGCTTCACCACGGGATCGTGGGGCCCGGCCACGTGGTACACCTCCACCTTCTACCTGTCACCCTGGCACACCGTGACGTGGGAGGGCGGCAAGTGGCAGGGGGGCAAGTGGCAGGGCGGCGCCGACGCTACGACCACCTACGGCGGGAAGTGGCAGGGCTCCGCCTGGTACGGAGCGTGGGAGTAG
- the dnaJ gene encoding molecular chaperone DnaJ yields METDFYKLLGVARTAGDDEIKKAYRQLARDLHPDRNPGDKDAEERFKQVTLAYEVLRDPERRRRYDTYGVEGLRGAGAAGGAGGDPFAGANLGNLGDLFEAFFGGGSGSVFGGGGGGGGGGGFGTGRRRTGPQRGADAEVHVTLAFEEAVFGVEKEVTVRTAVACDQCSGSGAAPGTSATTCAQCAGSGEVRTVRQSLLGQMVTSRPCPRCGGTGESIATPCPSCRGDGRVLDDRTLKVTVPPGVDSGITLRLSDRGMAGPRGGPPGDLYVHLEVRPDRRFERKGNDLLAELHVSVSQAALGAHLPLETLDGETEVAVPAGTQTGRIVRLRNLGVPDVHGRGRGDLLVRIVVDTPTGLAPDEEQLLRELAAARGEIVDPPESGLFSKIRSAFK; encoded by the coding sequence GTGGAGACCGACTTCTACAAGCTGCTCGGCGTGGCGCGCACGGCCGGAGACGACGAGATCAAGAAGGCGTACCGCCAGCTGGCGCGCGACCTCCACCCCGACCGGAACCCGGGCGACAAGGACGCCGAGGAGAGGTTCAAACAGGTCACCCTGGCCTACGAGGTGCTGCGGGACCCCGAGCGCCGACGCCGGTACGACACCTACGGCGTCGAGGGCCTGCGGGGCGCGGGGGCGGCCGGCGGCGCCGGGGGCGACCCCTTCGCCGGCGCCAACCTCGGGAACCTGGGCGACCTGTTCGAGGCGTTCTTCGGCGGCGGATCGGGGAGCGTGTTCGGCGGTGGCGGTGGCGGTGGTGGCGGCGGCGGCTTCGGCACCGGGCGCCGGCGCACGGGGCCGCAGCGGGGCGCCGACGCCGAGGTGCACGTGACGCTCGCTTTCGAGGAGGCGGTCTTCGGCGTCGAGAAGGAGGTGACGGTCCGCACCGCGGTCGCCTGCGACCAGTGCTCGGGGTCGGGTGCCGCACCCGGCACGTCGGCCACCACGTGCGCCCAGTGTGCCGGCAGCGGCGAGGTCCGCACCGTGCGCCAGTCGCTGCTCGGCCAGATGGTGACGTCGCGGCCGTGCCCGCGCTGCGGCGGGACGGGCGAGTCGATCGCCACCCCGTGCCCGTCGTGCCGCGGCGACGGCCGGGTGCTGGACGACCGCACCCTCAAGGTCACCGTCCCCCCGGGCGTCGACTCGGGCATCACCCTCCGGTTGAGCGACCGGGGGATGGCGGGGCCGCGCGGCGGTCCCCCGGGCGATCTCTACGTCCACCTCGAGGTCCGGCCCGACCGGCGCTTCGAGCGCAAGGGCAACGACCTGCTGGCCGAGCTGCACGTGTCGGTCAGCCAGGCCGCCCTCGGTGCCCATCTCCCCCTCGAGACGCTCGACGGCGAGACCGAGGTCGCGGTGCCGGCCGGCACCCAGACGGGCCGCATCGTGCGCCTCCGCAACCTCGGGGTGCCCGACGTCCACGGCCGGGGCAGGGGCGACCTGCTCGTGCGCATCGTCGTCGACACGCCCACCGGGCTGGCGCCGGACGAGGAGCAGCTGTTGCGGGAGCTGGCTGCCGCGCGCGGCGAGATCGTCGACCCGCCCGAGTCGGGGTTGTTCTCGAAGATCCGCAGCGCCTTCAAGTAG
- a CDS encoding nucleotide sugar dehydrogenase: protein MDGSASRKVVVVGQGYVGLPLAMRAVEVGHDVVGYDVDESRVKRLASGESYVEDVPGDVVASALGSGRYVPTSDAGALAGFDVAVITVPTPLREGNPDLSYIEASAVTLGGHLRPGATVVLESTTYPGTTEELLGPLLEQTSGLAAGGDFLLGYSPERIDPGNPSWGLRNTPKVVSGIDARSLEAVEAFYGSLVERTVPVSSPKEAELAKLLENTFRHVNIALVNEIAMFAGDLGIDVWETIDAAATKPFGFLRFTPGPGVGGHCLPIDPSYLSWRVRRRLGHSFRFVELANDVNDHMPDYVVKRLMVALNRRRLPLNGSRVLVLGLAYKKNSSDDRESPATVLTERLLGLGAIVHAADPHVVEGHVDARVVRVDVTAAEVAAADAVVVLTDHDAFDYDAVAAARYVLDTRHRLPAAPNVEHL, encoded by the coding sequence GTGGACGGGTCTGCTTCGCGCAAGGTGGTCGTCGTCGGGCAGGGGTACGTCGGGCTCCCACTGGCCATGCGGGCCGTGGAGGTGGGCCACGACGTCGTCGGCTACGACGTAGACGAGAGTCGCGTGAAGCGGCTGGCCTCGGGCGAGTCATACGTCGAGGACGTGCCCGGCGACGTCGTGGCCTCGGCCCTCGGCTCCGGTCGGTACGTGCCCACGTCCGACGCCGGCGCGCTGGCCGGCTTCGACGTCGCCGTCATCACCGTGCCGACGCCGCTGCGCGAGGGCAACCCCGACCTCTCGTACATCGAGGCGTCGGCGGTCACCCTGGGCGGGCACCTCCGGCCCGGCGCCACCGTCGTCCTGGAGTCGACGACGTACCCGGGGACGACCGAGGAGCTGCTGGGACCGCTGCTGGAGCAGACGTCGGGCCTGGCCGCGGGCGGCGACTTCCTGCTCGGGTACAGCCCCGAGCGCATCGACCCCGGCAACCCGTCGTGGGGCCTTCGGAACACGCCCAAGGTGGTGTCGGGGATCGACGCCCGCTCGTTGGAGGCCGTCGAGGCGTTCTACGGGTCGCTGGTGGAGCGGACCGTGCCGGTGAGCAGCCCCAAGGAGGCGGAGCTCGCCAAGCTGCTGGAGAACACCTTCCGGCACGTGAACATCGCCCTGGTGAACGAGATCGCCATGTTCGCCGGCGACCTCGGCATCGACGTGTGGGAGACGATCGACGCCGCCGCCACCAAGCCCTTCGGCTTCCTGCGCTTCACGCCCGGCCCCGGCGTGGGCGGCCACTGCCTCCCCATCGACCCGAGCTACCTGTCGTGGCGGGTGCGGCGGCGGCTGGGCCACAGCTTCCGCTTCGTGGAGCTGGCCAACGACGTGAACGACCACATGCCGGACTACGTGGTGAAGCGGCTCATGGTGGCGCTCAACCGGCGGCGCCTGCCCCTGAACGGGAGCCGCGTGCTCGTGCTCGGCCTGGCCTACAAGAAGAACTCGAGCGACGACCGCGAGTCGCCGGCGACGGTGCTCACCGAGCGGCTGCTGGGGCTCGGCGCCATCGTGCACGCCGCCGACCCGCACGTGGTCGAGGGCCATGTCGACGCCCGCGTGGTGCGGGTGGACGTCACCGCCGCCGAGGTCGCCGCCGCCGACGCGGTCGTCGTCCTCACCGACCACGACGCCTTCGACTACGACGCCGTCGCCGCCGCCCGCTACGTCCTCGACACGCGCCATCGCCTGCCCGCCGCCCCCAACGTCGAGCACCTGTAG